The DNA sequence GGTCGAGCTGCTCCTGACGCCAGGACCGGCCGGTGGTCAGGGAGCGCACCGGCGGGGACTCCGCCAGGTAGGACACGACCGCGCCGGTCTCCACGGCCCTGCGCGGCAGGTCCTCGTACAGCGACCGGTGACCCGCGCGGCGCAGCGGCACCCGGTCGGACGCGGCGAGCGGCCCGGGCGGCAGCTCGGCGCCCCGCAGCACCGTCTCCAGCAGATCCACCACGACGAACTCCGCGAGCCCCGGCACCGTGACGTCCGCCAGCTCCTGCGCGGTGATCATGATGTCCAGGGTGCGGCCGATGCGCTGGCCCGCCCGGTCGAGCAGGGCCAGCCGCTGACGGGCGCGGTGCCGCTCGGTGACGTCCACGACGGTGTAGTACACGCCCATGGGGCGGCCCCGGTCGTCGTCGAGGCGGGTGAACGACAGCATGTGCGCGGTCTCGCGCAGCGGCGCCGAGCGCACCCGGCCGACGTGTTCGTAGCCCACGACCTGTTCACCGGTGTCCAGCACGTGCCGCATCTGCGCCTCGACGGCCGCGGCGTCCAGACCCGGCTGGATGTCCGCGAAGCGCAGTCCCAGGCGCCGCGGGGCCGGACCGCCGCCGAACTGCTCCAGCGCCCCGTTGGACCAGACATAGCGCAGATCCGTGTCCACGATGGCGATGCCGATCGACGAGCCGGTCACCATCTGCTCCAGCGTGCTGCGGCTCATGTCCCAGCCGGCGGCCCCGTCCAGCTCCGACAGCAGCACCAGCAGCGACGATCGGCCCCGCGGCTCCACGGTCGGCGTGATCCGCACCATCACCGGGACCGGCCGCCCCTGCCGGTGCCGCGCCGTCATCAGTCCCGCCCAGTCGCCGTCCGACCGGCACCGTTCCATCAGGTCCGGCACTCGCTCGGCGTCCTCGGGCATCAGCAGCTCGGCGAACTTGCGGCCCACCATCTCGGAGGCGCGGTACCCCAGCAGCCGCTCCGCGCCGCCGGTCCAGCCCGCCACCATCCCCTGCGGATCGAGCAACAGGGGAACGGCGTCGGCCACATCGAACCCCTGCCGGGCAACGTCGTGCTCCTTGTGTCCGCCCACGGCCGACCTCTCTGTCGCTGAGAGTGGTCTACCACCTCTTGTCCCCATCTTCACCCTTGGAGCGTGCCGGGGGCTCCCTGGACGTGCCACCGGTGAGCGAGGCGGACGGAGCGCACCGCCGCCCCCGCCGATGGAGCGCGGCGGGGGCGGCGGGGGCGGCGGGCCGTGCGTCAGACCTGCTGGACGAGGACCTTCTCCAGCGTGCGCAGCGCGCCCTGGAGCTCCTCCGCCGTGATGGTCAGCGGCGGGGCAAGGCGGATGGTGGACCCGTGGGTGTCCTTGACCAGGACGCCCTCCCGCATCAGCCGCTCACTGATCTCGCGGCCGGTGCCGAGCTGCGGGTCGACGTCCACGCCCGCCCACAGCCCCCGGCAGCGGAAGCCGGCGACGCCCTTACCGACGAGGGACTCCAGGCCCTCGTGCAGGATCCCGCCCAGCTCCGCCGCCCGGCGCTGGAACTCGCCCGTCTCCAGCAGCTCCACCACGGCCGTGCCGACCGCCGCGGCCAGCGGGTTGCCGCCGAAGGTGGACCCGTGCTCACCGGGGTGCAGCACCTCCAGCACCTCGCGTCGGGCCACCACCGCCGACACCGGGACGATGCCGCCGCCCAGCGCCTTGCCGAGCAGCACCACGTCCGGGACGACCGACTCGTGCTCCACCGCGAGCGTGCGGCCGGTGCGCCCCAGCCCGGACTGGATCTCGTCCGCGACGAACAGGCAGCCCTCGCGGCGCGTCAGCTCCCGCACCCCGGCCAGATAGCCGTCGTCCGGGACGATCACGCCCGCCTCGCCCTGAATGGGCTCGATCAGCACCGCCGCCGTCGTCTCGTCGACCGCCGCCTCCAGCGCCGCGAGATCGTTGTACGGGACCACGCGGAAGCCCGGTGTGAACGGGCCGAACCCGGCGCGCGCCACCTCGTCCGTGGAGAAGCTGACGATCGTGGTCGTCCGGCCGTGGAAGTTGTCCGCGGCCACCACGATCGTGGCCCGGTCGGCGGGGACGCCCTTGACGTCGTAGGCCCACTTGCGGGCCACCTTCACACCGCTCTCCACCGCCTCCGCGCCGGTGTTCATGGGCAGCACCATGTCCAGCCCGGTCAGCGCGGCCAGCCGCTCCGCGAACCCGGCGAGCCGGTCGTTGTGGAACGCGCGCGAGGTCAGCGTCAGCCGGTCCAGCTGGCGGTGCGCCGCCTCGATCAGCGCCGGGTGCCGGTGGCCGAAGTTCAGCGCCGAGTAGCCGGCCAGCATGTCGAGGTAGCGCCGGCCCTCCACGTCCTCCACCCAGGCGCCCTCCGCGCGGGCGACGACCACGGGCAGCGGGTGGTAGTTGTGCGCGAGGACCGGCTCCTCGGCGCCGATCAGCTCGGCGGACGAACGCGTACGGGCGGCAGAGGTCATGAGCGGATCTCCTGAGTGCAGCACTTGATGCCCCCGCCCGCCTTCTGGAACTCGGACAGGTCGACGGGGACGGGGACGTAGCCGCGGTCGGCGAGCTGAGCGGCGAGGGCCGTGGCCCCCGGCGAGAGGAACACGTGGCGGCCGTCGGACACGGAGTTCAGGCCGAACGCCATCGCGTCCTCACGGGTCGCGAGCACCGCGTCCGGGTACAGCCGGGCGAGCACCTCGCGGCTCCCCGGCGAGAACGCCTCCGGGTAGTACGCGATGTTCTCCCCGTCCAGCACGAACAGCGCCGTGTCCAGGTGGTAGAAGTACGGATCCACCAGCGTCAGGCCGATCACCGGCACCCCGAAGAACTCCTGCACCTCGCGGTGCGCATCCCTGGTGGTGCGAAAACCGGTCCCGGCGAGGATCCAGCGCCCGGCGGGCACCAGGTCGCCCTCGCCCTCGCACACCGACTCGGGATGGTGGACCTCGTACCCCTCGGCCTTGAACCAGGCCTCGTACGGCACGGACTCCGGGCGCCGCTCCGGCGCGAGGAACAGGGAGCCGAAGACGCGGCCCTCCACGACGACCGCCGCGTTCGCGGCGAACACCATGTCGGGCAGTCCGGGCTCCGGCTTCACGTTCTCCACGGTATGTCCGTGGTCACGGTAGGTGTCGACGAGCGTCTGCCACTGCCGCTGGGCGAGCAGGACGTCCACGGGTCGGTCGGGACGCATCCAGGGGTTGATCGCGTACCGGACGGCGAAGTGTCTGGGTTCGCAGACGAGGTATCGCCGCCGGGACGCCACACGGGAGTCGGGCACAGAGGGGTTCCTCCGCTTCCATGCGGTGTCTACAGGGGGTGCCTACACGGTAGGAACCGACCGAGACGGACGACAAGGAACGGGAGCTGCGTGTTCACGCAGGATCGCTGCGTGTTCACGCCGTTCAACGCACGTCTGGTGCGCCCTCGGGCGCGGGCTGGCTCACTCCCGCCTCAGGACTGTCGGGCAGCAGATGGGACAGCACCATCACGCTGATCGTCTTGCGGATGAACGGCTCCTGGCGGATCCGCTCCAGCACCTCCTCGAAGTGCTCCACGTCCCGCGCCCGCACGTGCAGTAGCGCGTCCGCGCCCCCGGTCACCGTCATCGCCGCGGCGATCTCCGGATGGTTGCGCACCACCTCCGCCAGCCGCCGGGGCGGCGCCGCGCCCTCGCAGTACACCTCCACGTACGCCTCCGTGCGCCAGCCCAGCGCCGACGGCTTCACCGTCGCCGTGAACCCGGTGATCACCCCCGTCTCGCGCAGCCGGTCCACCCGGCGCTTCACGGCCGTCGACGACAGCCCGACGGCCGCGCCGATCTCGGCGAAGGACGTCCTGGCGTTCGCCATCAGAGCCGTGACGATCTTCCGGTCGAGCTCGTCGAACGGGGCGTGCCTGCTGTTCATGCGGGCACTGTATCCAGCGCCGACGCCCCGGCGGCCGGCCACGGCCCCGGCGGGAACGCCCCCTGTCCGGCACGTGTCCAGACGCGGAAATCACCCCTACACTCCACCTTCATGCTGCGCGCCCTCGCCGTCGACGACGAACGTCCCTCGCTGGAGGAACTGCTGTACCTGCTGAACGCGGACCCGCGCATCGGCAGCGCCGAGGGCGCCGGCGACGCCACCGAGGCGCTGCGCCGCATCAACCGCGCGCTGGAGTCGGGCCCGGACGGGCCCGAGGCCATCGACGTGGTCTTCCTCGACATCCAGATGCCCGGACTCGACGGCCTCGACCTGGCCCGGCTGCTCGGCGGCTTCGCCCGGCCGCCGCTGATCGTGTTCGTCACCGCCCACGAGGACTTCGCCGTCCAGGCCTTCGACCTCAAGGCCGTCGACTACGTGCTCAAACCCGTCCGCAAGGAGCGGCTGGCCGAGGCCGTGCGCCGGGCCGCCGCCCAGCGCGGCACCGCCCCCCGCATCCCCGTGCACGAACCCGACCCCGACCACATCCCCGTCGAGCTCGGCGGCGTGACCCGCTTCGTCCCCGTCGACGACATCACCCACGTCGAGGCCCAGGGCGACTACGCCCGCCTGCACACCGACCGCGGCAGCCACCTCGTACGGATCCCGCTGTCCACCCTGGAGGAGCGCTGGCGCTCCCGCGGCTTCGTCCGCATCCACCGCCGCCATCTCGTCGCCCTGCGCCACATAGGCGAACTCCGGCTCGACGCCGGAACCGTGAGCGTCCTGGTCGGCTCCGAGGAACTCCAGGTCAGCAGGCGGCACGCGCGCGAACTGCGGGACCTGCTGATGCGCCGGACCACGAGCTAGGGGAGCACGATGCCCCAGGACCCGACCGAACGCCGCGTGGTCGTCACCGGCCCGCCCCGCCGCGCCCTGAGCGCCTCCGCCTACTACCGCCCGCGCACCGAGATCGACGAGCAGACCACCCTCGGACACACCTACGTCCGCTCCCTGATGCGCATCCAGCTGCGCACCGGCCTCACCGTGTTCGCCGTCCTCGCCCTGCTCATCGGCCCGCTGCCGCTGGTCTTCGCCGCGGCCCCGGACGCCCGCCTGGAGTGGGCGGTCCTCGGCTTCGGGCTCTACCCCCCGCTGGTCCTGCTCGCCCGCTGGTACGTGCGCCGCGCCGAACGCAACGAACGCGACTTCGTGCGCCTCGTCGAGGACCGCTGAGACCCGGGACACCAGCACCGTGAACTCCGCCTACGCCGTCACCGCCGTCGCGCTCGTCGCCCTCGCGACCGTCCTCGTCGGCGCCTTCGGCCTGCGCGTCTCCCGCACCACCTCCGACTTCTACGTCGCCTCCCGCACCGTAGGCCCCCGCCTCAACGCCGCCGCCATCAGCGGCGAGTACCTCTCCGCCGCCTCCTTCCTGGGCATCGCGGGGCTCGTCCTCGTCCAGGGCCCGGACATGCTCTGGTACCCGGTCGGCTACACCGCGGGCTACCTGGTCCTGCTGCTGTTCGTCGCCGCACCGCTGCGCCGCTCCGGCGCCTACACCCTGCCCGACTTCGCCGAGGCCCGGCTCGCCTCGCACGCGGTGCGGCGGCTCGCGGGCGCCTTCGTCGTCGGCGTCGGCTGGCTCTACCTGATGCCCCAGCTCCAGGGCGCCGGACTCACCCTGACGGTGCTCACCGGCGCGCCCGACTGGCTCGGCGGAGTGATCGTCGCCGTCGTGGTGACCGTCATCGTCGGCGCGGGCGGCATGCGCAGCATCACCTTCGTCCAGGCCTTCCAGTACTGGCTGAAACTCACCGCCCTGTTCGTCCCCGCCCTCTTCCTGGTCCTCGCCTGGCAGAGCGACGGAGCGCCCGGCCGCGCCTTCGACGAACCGGCCGCCTTCCGCGAACAGCGGGTCGTCCGGGTCGACGGCACCCTCGACCTGCGCCTGCGCGAGCCGCTCACCGTGACCGTGGACGGTACCGTCGACGGCCGCGCCCACGACGGCACCGAACTCCGGCTGCCCGCCGGCACCCACCGCGTCGACGCCGGCACCCGGCTGACCTTCGCCGAGGGCACCGAGGTCCCCGCCGCCGGACGCGGCGCCGACGACGCCCTGTCGCCCTCCCGCGCCGAGTCGCGCGAGGAACGCCCGCTGTACGCCACGTACGGGCTGATCCTCGCCACCTTCTTCGGCACCATGGGCCTGCCGCACGTCGTGGTGCGCTTCTACACCAGCCCGCACGGCGTCGCCGCCCGCCGCACCACCGTCGCGGTGCTCGGCCTCATCGGCGCCTTCTACCTCCTCCCGCCGGTCTACGGGGCACTGGGCCGCCTGTACGCCCCCGAGCTGACCCTCACCGGGGACGCGGACGCCGCGGTCCTGCTCCTGCCCGGCCGGATGATCGGGGGGACGGGCGGCGACCTGCTGGGCGCGCTGGTCGCCGGCGGCGCCTTCGCCGCGTTCCTGTCGACGGCCTCCGGGCTCACCATGGCCGTGGCCGGCGTGCTCACCCAGGACGTGCTGCCCTCGCGCGGCGTACGGCACTTCCGGCTCGGCACCGTCCTCGCCATGGCCGTACCGCTCGGCGCGGGCCTCCTGGTCGGCGGCCTGCCGGTGGCCGACGCCGTGGGGCTGGCGTTCGCCGTGTCGGCCTCGTCGTTCTGCCCGCTGCTCGTGCTCGGCATCTGGTGGCGCCGGCTGACCCCGCCGGGCGCGGCGGCCGGCATGCTCGTGGGCGGCGGCTCCGCGTTCCTCGCCGTCGCCGCGACCATGGCGGGCTACCCGGGCGCGGGGCCCTGGCACGCCCTGCTCGCCTGGCCCGCGCTGTGGTCGGTGCCGCTGGGCTTCCTCACCATGATCCTGGTCTCGCTGGCCACCCCCGGCCGGGTGCCGCCCGGAACGGCCGCGGTGCTGGCCCGCTTCCACCTGCCGGAGGAACTGCGCACGGAGGTGTCCGCGTGAGCGGTTTCCTCGCCGGTCTGCTCGTCGCCGTCCTGCCCCTGCTGGCGGCCGGGTTCTGGCTGGGCCGGCGCACCGCCCGGCCCGCCGGCCTCGCCGGGCTCGGCACCCCCGTCGAGCACGCCACCTTCGAGACCCTGCACACCGCCTCCCTGGCCACCCCACCGCTGCGCGCGGGCCTGACGGAGGAGGCCGCCGGCAAGTCCGCCCGCAAACTGCGCTCCCTGCTCGGCACGGACGCGCTGTGCCTCACCGACCGCGAGCGGGTCCTCGCCTGGGACGGCGTCGGCGCCCACCACCGCGCCGAGATCATGGAACGTCTCACCGGCCCCCTGGAGACCGGCCGGGGCGAGGCCTTCCCGCTGAGCTGCGACACCCCCGACTGCACGGTCCGCTGGGCCGTCGTCGCCCCGCTCACCGTCGACGACCGGGTGCACGGCGCGCTCGTCGCCTGCGCGCCCCGCGAGTCCGCGGTCCTGGTCCGGGCCGCCGGGGAGGTCGCCCGCTGGGTCTCCGTCCAGCTCGAACTCGCCGACCTCGACCAGTCCCGCACCCGGCTCATCGAGGCCGAGATCAGGGCGCTGCGGGCCCAGATCTCCCCGCACTTCATCTTCAACTCGCTCGCCGTGATCGCCTCGTTCGTGCGCACCGACCCCGAGCGGGCCCGCGAACTGCTGCTGGAGTTCGCCGACTTCACCCGCTACTCGTTCCGCCGGCACGGCGACTTCACCACCCTCGCCGACGAACTCCACGCCATCGACCACTATCTGGCGCTGGTACGGGCACGCTTCGGCGACCGCCTCTCCGTGACCCTGCAGATCGCCCCCGAGGTGCTGCCGGTCGCCCTGCCCTTCCTCTGCCTCCAGCCCCTGGTGGAGAACGCCGTCAAGCACGGGCTGGAGGGCAAGGCCGACAAGTGCCACATCCAGATCACGGCGCAGGACGCCGGCGCCGAGGCCCTGGTCGTCATCGAGGACGACGGCGCCGGCATGGACCCCGGGCTGCTGCGCCGCATCCTCGCCCGCGAGGTCAGCCCCACCGGCGGCATCGGGCTGTCCAACGTCGACGACCGGCTCCGTCAGGTCTACGGCGACGACCACGGCCTCGTCATCGAGACCGCCGTGGGCGCGGGCATGAAGATCACCGTCCGGCTGCCGAAGTACCAGCCGGGCGTGCACCTGGCCGGGCGGCTCACCCCCAGGTGAGCCGCCGTACTCCTCAGGTGCTGCGCGTGGCGACCATCCCGAGGGTGATCAGGCCCAGGACGACCCAGCCGAACCACAGCCAGCCGTTGCTGCCGAGCGCCACCGTGTAGGCCGTCACGGCGACGAGGCCGCCGACGGTGAGCACTCCCATGGTCTTCGTCGACGTCGAACCGTTCGTGGAACCGGGCATCGCAACACCCTCCTCATTCGGCTCCCTCCATGGTGCCCCCGTTCTGCCGCCTTACGGTGCACACGACGAGATGTGTGCCGGATTTCCAGGGCCCCTCACTGGTCCACGACCCGGCCTCGTGGACCGACGGATCGAAGCCGTAGTCCCGCGGCGGCACCTCCCGCGCGCACGCCGCGTCGGACGCGGTGCGCGCCTCGGCGAGCGAGACGTCCTCGCCCAGCCGGGTGAACCCGAGCACCTGCTCGTCGTACTTCCCGCCGCACGGCACCAGCCGGGCCTCCCGCCGGGAGCGCACGTCCAGGCAGTCCCGCCGCTGCATCGTCGCGGTGTCGGCGAACGCCGTCCCGAAGCGGCGCCGCTCCCCGAGGGGCCCGTACACCGGCCCGTGAGCGCCGAGCACCAGACAGGCGGTGCGCCGCCCGGCCGCCTCGAACCCGTCCGGCGCCGGTACGACCGCCAGGACGCGGACGTCGGCCAGCCGGCCGCGCAGTTCCCGCGTGCGCTCCTCGCACCGGGCCGGCCCCTCCTGCCGCGCCTCCTCCTGCGAGGCGGCCCCGACGGACGCCACGACCTGCCCGTCGGGCACTTCGTCCGCGCAGCTCGGGTCGAGGGCCAGCCGGGGCGTGCCGGTGAACGGGGTGCCGCCGGGCCAGTCGGCCAGCACGCAGTCGCCCTCCTTCAGCGGTTTCACCAGCCCGACGGCCTCGCCGTACGGGGCCGCCGTCCCGCCGGGGCCGCCCTCCCGGTCCGCCAGCGCGTACCAGGCCCCGCCCAGGGCCAGCACCAGGCCCAGCCCGCCGGCGAGGACGGCGCGCAGGGCGTGCGGGCGGGGCCGGCGGCGGGTACCGGAGGCGAAGGCGTGGGGGTCCGCCTCGGGCGCGGGGCGCGGGGAGGCGTCCCACGGCGGCTGCGACCCCAGGTCCGTCCGCGTCCGCGCGGAGGCGTCCGACTGGGGCGTGACGATCCGCGCCAGCTCGGCCTCCACCTCCCGCGCCGGCGTCCGCAGGTCCGGGTCCTTGGCGAGCAGCCCCCGCAGCACCGGCTCCAGCGCCCCCGCCCGCACCGGTGGCAGTGGGTCCTCCATGACCACCGAGGTGATCGACGCCAGGGGGGACTCCCGCTCGAACGGACCGCGCCCCTCCACCGCGTGGTAGAGCGTGCAGCCGAGCGAGAACAGGTCGGCCGCGGGGGTGGGCGGGCCGCCGGTGGCCCGCTCGGGGGCCAGATAGCCCGCGGTGCCGACCAGCACGGACGCCATGGTGTGGCGCGTCTCCCCGGTGTCGGGCTGGACGGAGATGCCGTAGTCGGTGAGCAGGACCCGCCCGTAGGGCGCGCCGGTGCGGTCGGGGGCGAGCAGGATGTTCGCCGGCTTCACGTCCCGGTGCATCACGCCCCGCTCGTGCCCGGCGGTCAGCGCGTCCAGGACCGCCAGCCCGATCCGGGCGCACTCGGCGGGGGCGGGCGGACCGTTGCGGGCGAGGAACTCCCGCAGGTCGACGGCGCCCGCGACGTACTCCATGACGATCCACGGCAGCCCCTCGTGCTCCAGCACGTCGTGCACGGTCACCACGTGGGGATGACCGCGCAGACCGGCCGCGTGCCGGGCCTCCGCGCGCGCCCGGGCGACCCGGGCCTCGCGCTCCTGGCCGGGCTCGGCCGGGTCCCCGAACACGATCTCCTTCAGCGCAACCTCGCACGCCAGTCGCTGGTCGTGGGCCAGCCAGACGTGTCCCATGCCGCCACCGCCCAGCCGGTGCAGCAGCAGATAGCGGCCGGCGATCACCCGGCCCAC is a window from the Streptomyces capillispiralis genome containing:
- a CDS encoding Lrp/AsnC family transcriptional regulator, yielding MNSRHAPFDELDRKIVTALMANARTSFAEIGAAVGLSSTAVKRRVDRLRETGVITGFTATVKPSALGWRTEAYVEVYCEGAAPPRRLAEVVRNHPEIAAAMTVTGGADALLHVRARDVEHFEEVLERIRQEPFIRKTISVMVLSHLLPDSPEAGVSQPAPEGAPDVR
- a CDS encoding membrane protein, with translation MPGSTNGSTSTKTMGVLTVGGLVAVTAYTVALGSNGWLWFGWVVLGLITLGMVATRST
- the ddaH gene encoding dimethylargininase translates to MPDSRVASRRRYLVCEPRHFAVRYAINPWMRPDRPVDVLLAQRQWQTLVDTYRDHGHTVENVKPEPGLPDMVFAANAAVVVEGRVFGSLFLAPERRPESVPYEAWFKAEGYEVHHPESVCEGEGDLVPAGRWILAGTGFRTTRDAHREVQEFFGVPVIGLTLVDPYFYHLDTALFVLDGENIAYYPEAFSPGSREVLARLYPDAVLATREDAMAFGLNSVSDGRHVFLSPGATALAAQLADRGYVPVPVDLSEFQKAGGGIKCCTQEIRS
- a CDS encoding serine/threonine-protein kinase, whose protein sequence is MPSGSPTSGVGRVIAGRYLLLHRLGGGGMGHVWLAHDQRLACEVALKEIVFGDPAEPGQEREARVARARAEARHAAGLRGHPHVVTVHDVLEHEGLPWIVMEYVAGAVDLREFLARNGPPAPAECARIGLAVLDALTAGHERGVMHRDVKPANILLAPDRTGAPYGRVLLTDYGISVQPDTGETRHTMASVLVGTAGYLAPERATGGPPTPAADLFSLGCTLYHAVEGRGPFERESPLASITSVVMEDPLPPVRAGALEPVLRGLLAKDPDLRTPAREVEAELARIVTPQSDASARTRTDLGSQPPWDASPRPAPEADPHAFASGTRRRPRPHALRAVLAGGLGLVLALGGAWYALADREGGPGGTAAPYGEAVGLVKPLKEGDCVLADWPGGTPFTGTPRLALDPSCADEVPDGQVVASVGAASQEEARQEGPARCEERTRELRGRLADVRVLAVVPAPDGFEAAGRRTACLVLGAHGPVYGPLGERRRFGTAFADTATMQRRDCLDVRSRREARLVPCGGKYDEQVLGFTRLGEDVSLAEARTASDAACAREVPPRDYGFDPSVHEAGSWTSEGPWKSGTHLVVCTVRRQNGGTMEGAE
- the rocD gene encoding ornithine--oxo-acid transaminase, with the translated sequence MTSAARTRSSAELIGAEEPVLAHNYHPLPVVVARAEGAWVEDVEGRRYLDMLAGYSALNFGHRHPALIEAAHRQLDRLTLTSRAFHNDRLAGFAERLAALTGLDMVLPMNTGAEAVESGVKVARKWAYDVKGVPADRATIVVAADNFHGRTTTIVSFSTDEVARAGFGPFTPGFRVVPYNDLAALEAAVDETTAAVLIEPIQGEAGVIVPDDGYLAGVRELTRREGCLFVADEIQSGLGRTGRTLAVEHESVVPDVVLLGKALGGGIVPVSAVVARREVLEVLHPGEHGSTFGGNPLAAAVGTAVVELLETGEFQRRAAELGGILHEGLESLVGKGVAGFRCRGLWAGVDVDPQLGTGREISERLMREGVLVKDTHGSTIRLAPPLTITAEELQGALRTLEKVLVQQV
- a CDS encoding sensor histidine kinase → MSGFLAGLLVAVLPLLAAGFWLGRRTARPAGLAGLGTPVEHATFETLHTASLATPPLRAGLTEEAAGKSARKLRSLLGTDALCLTDRERVLAWDGVGAHHRAEIMERLTGPLETGRGEAFPLSCDTPDCTVRWAVVAPLTVDDRVHGALVACAPRESAVLVRAAGEVARWVSVQLELADLDQSRTRLIEAEIRALRAQISPHFIFNSLAVIASFVRTDPERARELLLEFADFTRYSFRRHGDFTTLADELHAIDHYLALVRARFGDRLSVTLQIAPEVLPVALPFLCLQPLVENAVKHGLEGKADKCHIQITAQDAGAEALVVIEDDGAGMDPGLLRRILAREVSPTGGIGLSNVDDRLRQVYGDDHGLVIETAVGAGMKITVRLPKYQPGVHLAGRLTPR
- a CDS encoding cation acetate symporter, which gives rise to MNSAYAVTAVALVALATVLVGAFGLRVSRTTSDFYVASRTVGPRLNAAAISGEYLSAASFLGIAGLVLVQGPDMLWYPVGYTAGYLVLLLFVAAPLRRSGAYTLPDFAEARLASHAVRRLAGAFVVGVGWLYLMPQLQGAGLTLTVLTGAPDWLGGVIVAVVVTVIVGAGGMRSITFVQAFQYWLKLTALFVPALFLVLAWQSDGAPGRAFDEPAAFREQRVVRVDGTLDLRLREPLTVTVDGTVDGRAHDGTELRLPAGTHRVDAGTRLTFAEGTEVPAAGRGADDALSPSRAESREERPLYATYGLILATFFGTMGLPHVVVRFYTSPHGVAARRTTVAVLGLIGAFYLLPPVYGALGRLYAPELTLTGDADAAVLLLPGRMIGGTGGDLLGALVAGGAFAAFLSTASGLTMAVAGVLTQDVLPSRGVRHFRLGTVLAMAVPLGAGLLVGGLPVADAVGLAFAVSASSFCPLLVLGIWWRRLTPPGAAAGMLVGGGSAFLAVAATMAGYPGAGPWHALLAWPALWSVPLGFLTMILVSLATPGRVPPGTAAVLARFHLPEELRTEVSA
- a CDS encoding LytR/AlgR family response regulator transcription factor; this encodes MLRALAVDDERPSLEELLYLLNADPRIGSAEGAGDATEALRRINRALESGPDGPEAIDVVFLDIQMPGLDGLDLARLLGGFARPPLIVFVTAHEDFAVQAFDLKAVDYVLKPVRKERLAEAVRRAAAQRGTAPRIPVHEPDPDHIPVELGGVTRFVPVDDITHVEAQGDYARLHTDRGSHLVRIPLSTLEERWRSRGFVRIHRRHLVALRHIGELRLDAGTVSVLVGSEELQVSRRHARELRDLLMRRTTS